In a genomic window of Epinephelus lanceolatus isolate andai-2023 chromosome 3, ASM4190304v1, whole genome shotgun sequence:
- the LOC117255653 gene encoding E3 ubiquitin/ISG15 ligase TRIM25-like isoform X2: MAAVINLLSEDQFLCSICLDVFTDPVSTPCGHNFCKNCITQHWNTDDKYQCPMCKKVFYTRPELQVNTFISEMVAQFRQSAQQKASSSSSQQQVSTPGDVPCDVCTGTKLKALKSCLVCLASYCETHLEPHLTMSGLKRHQLIDPVENLEDRMCTKHDKPLELFCKTDQTCVCMLCTVSDHKTHDVVPLKEEYEEKKAELGKTEAEIQQMIQKRQLKIQEIKHSVDLSEKDADREIAEGVQVFTALKESVERGLNELIKMIKAKQRRTQKQAEGFIEELEQEISELKKRNTEVKQLSHSEDHLHLLQKFPSVKDAPSTKDWTGVSICTTSYEGTVVRAVSQLVETLSKEMKKSLEAELKRVQQYAVDVTLDPDTANPYLSVSDDGK, translated from the coding sequence ATGGCTGCTGTCATCAATCTGCTATCTGAAGATCAGTTTCTGtgctccatctgtctggatGTGTTCACTGATCCTGTCAGCACACCATGTGGACACAACTTCTGCAAAAACTGCATCACTCAACACTGGAATACTGACGACAAGTACCAGTGTCCGATGTGTAAAAAGGTTTTCTACACAAGACCTGAGCTGCAGGTCAACACTTTCATCTCTGAGATGGTCGCTCAGTTCAGACAGTCAGCTCAACagaaagccagcagcagcagctcacagcAACAAGTGTCCACACCAGGAGATGTTCCCTGTGACGTCTGCACTGGAACCAAACTGAAGGCCCTGAAGTCCTGCCTGGTGTGTCTGGCCTCCTACTGTGAGACTCACCTGGAGCCTCATCTGACAATGTCAGGCCTGAAAAGACATCAGCTGATCGACCCTGTGGAGAACCTGGAAGACAGGATGTGTACGAAGCACGATAAACCTCTGGAGCTGTTCTGTAAGACCGACCAGACATGTGTCTGCATGCTCTGCACTGTTTCAGACCACAAGACACATGATGTTGTTCCTCTGAAAGAAGAATATGAAGAAAAGAAGGCTGAGCTGGGGAAGACAGAGGCTGAAATTCAGCAGATGATCCAGAAGAGACAACTGAAGATTCAGGAGATCAAACACTCAGTCGACCTCAGTGAGAaagatgcagacagagagatagcagaaggtgttcaggtcttcactgcTCTGAAGGAGTCTGTTGAGAGAGGCCTGAATGAGCTCATTAAAATGATCAAAGCAAAGCAGAGGAGGACACAGAAACAGGCTGAAGGATTCATCGAAGAGCTGGAACAGGAAATCTCTGAGCTGAAGAAGAGAAACACTGAggtgaagcagctctcacactctgaagaccacctccATCTTCTCCAAAAGTTCCCATCTGTTAAAGATGCTCCATCCACCAAGGACTGGACAGGGGTCAGCATCTGTACAACCTCATATGAGGGAACTGTGGTGAGAGCTGTGTCTCAGCTGGTGGAGACACTCAGTAAAGAGATGAAAAAGTCGCTTGAAGCTGAGCTGAAGAGGGTCCAGCAGTATGCAGTGGATGTGACTCTTGATCCTGATACAGCAAATCCCTATCTCAGTGTGTCTGATGATGGGAAATAA
- the LOC117255648 gene encoding GTP-binding protein 2-like produces the protein MVDLTESGAVSPGHLRHGQGSGNNGKKTSKKSRTRRGKRGRKRRNKKNNRNNKTPPPYFPPEAEEGNIEYKLKLVNPTQYRFEHLATQLKWRLQEGRGEAVYQIGVEDNGLLVGLTEADMKASLKTLKRMAEKVGADITLLREREVDYDSDRNTRKIAEVLVRKVPDDQQFLDLRVAVLGNVDSGKSTLLGVLTQGELDNGRGRARLNLFRHLHEIQTGRTSSISFEILGFNSKGEVVNYSESRTAEEICESSSKMITFIDLAGHHKYLKTTIFGLTSYCPDFAMLVVSANTGIAGTTREHLGLAMALKVPIFIVVSKVDLCSRGTVERTVRQLERVLKQPGCNKVPMVVSNPDDAVTAAQQFTQSAGITPIFTLSSVSGESLDLLKVFLNILPPLSNSKEQEELMQQLTEFQVDEIYSVPDVGTVVGGTLYSGVCREGERLVVGPTDEGRFLRLKVGSIQRNRSACRVLRAGQAATLALGNFDRSLLRKGMVMVSPKMNPTICCQFEAAIVLLFHAKTFRRGSQVTVHVGNVRQTATVECLDGKDELRTGERAVVRFRFIKHPEYLRLGAKLLFREGVTKGIGHVTRLLPPSQNHDQNQNHDQNLQEH, from the exons ATGGTGGATTTGACCGAGAGTGGTGCAGTGTCGCCCGGACACCTCAGGCACGGACAGGGCTCCGGCAATAACGGGAAGAAAACGTCGAAAAAGTCGCGGACGAGAAGAGGCAAACGAGGCAGGAAAAGACGGAATAAAAAGAACAACCGGAACAACAAAACACCACCACCGTATTTCCCACCGGAG gCTGAAGAAGGAAACATCGAGTACAAG CTAAAGCTGGTTAACCCCACTCAGTATCGCTTTGAGCATCTGGCCACGCAGCTGAAGTGGCGTCTGCAGGAGGGCCGCGGTGAGGCCGTGTACCAGATCGGAGTGGAGGACAACGGCCTGCTGGTTGGCCTGACCGAGGCCGACATGAAGGCCTCGCTCAAGACCTTGAAGAGGATGGCAGAGAA AGTCGGTGCCGACATCACTCTCCTCCGAGAGAGGGAGGTGGACTACGACTCGGACAGAAACACTCGTAAAATAGCAGAAGTCCTCGTCCGAAAAGTTCCCGATGATCAGCAG TTCCTGGACCTGCGGGTGGCGGTTCTGGGAAACGTGGATTCGGGGAAGTCGACCCTACTGGGCGTCCTGACGCAGGGCGAGCTCGACAACGGGCGAGGCCGAGCGAGGCTCAACCTCTTCAGACATCTGCACGAGATCCAGACAGGACGCACCTCCAGCATCAGCTTCGAGATCCTCGGCTTCAACAGCAAAGGAGAG GTTGTGAACTACAGCGAGTCTCGGACAGCTGAGGAGATCTGTGAGAGCTCCTCCAAGATGATCACCTTCATCGATCTGGCTGGACACCACAAGTACCTGAAGACCACCATCTTCGGCCTCACCAGCTACTGCCCTGACTTCGCCATGCTGGTGGTGAGCGCCAACACCGGCATCG CCGGTACAACCCGAGAGCACCTGGGCCTCGCCATGGCGCTGAAAGTTCCCATCTTCATCGTGGTCAGTAAAGTGGACCTGTGCTCCCGGGGCACCGTGGAGAGGACCGTCCGACAGCTGGAGCGAGTCCTGAAGCAGCCGGGCTGCAACAAGGTGCCCATGGTGGTGTCCAACCCCGACGACGCTGTGACCGCCGCGCAGCAGTTCACACAGTCTGCAGG cATCACGCCCATCTTCACACTGTCCAGTGTGTCTGGAGAAAGTCTTGACCTTCTCAAGGTTTTCCTGAACATCCTCCCTCCACTGAGCAACAgcaaggagcaggaggagctgaTGCAGCAACTCACCGAGTTCCAg GTGGATGAGATCTACTCAGTTCCTGATGTTGGGACTGTGGTGGGAGGAACTCTGTACAG tggtgTGTGCAGGGAGGGCGAGAGGCTGGTGGTCGGTCCGACTGACGAGGGGCGCTTCCTGCGTCTGAAGGTGGGCAGCATCCAGAGGAACCGCTCGGCCTGCAGGGTGCTGAGGGCCGGACAGGCCGCCACGCTGGCTCTGGGCAACTTTGACCGCTCGCTGCTGCgcaag GGGATGGTGATGGTCAGTCCAAAGATGAACCCGACCATCTGCTGTCAGTTTGAAGCCGCCATCGTCCTCCTCTTCCACGCGAAGACCTTCCGCCGGGGCTCACAGGTCACCGTGCACGTGGGCAACGTCAGGCAGACGGCCACCGTGGAGTGCCTTGATGGGAAG gaTGAGCTGCGTACGGGCGAGAGGGCCGTAGTTCGCTTCCGCTTCATCAAACACCCCGAGTACCTGCGTCTGGGCGCCAAGCTGCTCTTCAGGGAGGGCGTCACCAAAGGCATCGGCCACGTCACCCGCCTGCTGCCCCCTTCCCAGAATCACGACCAGAACCAGAACCACGACCAGAACCTGCAGGAGCATTAG